The Henckelia pumila isolate YLH828 unplaced genomic scaffold, ASM3356847v2 CTG_461:::fragment_3, whole genome shotgun sequence genome window below encodes:
- the LOC140872084 gene encoding protein PLANT CADMIUM RESISTANCE 2-like: MEKSYGQPPAATGIPMPALHVQGGAQGEWSSGLCDCFSDVPNCCLTCWCPCITFGQIAEIVDKGSTSCGASGALYALIAVVTGCSCIYSCFYRSRMRTQYMLPESPCGDCLVHCCCETCALCQEYRELQHRGFDMSIGWHGNMEKQNQGQGMTAAPFVGGMNR; the protein is encoded by the exons ATGGAAAAGTCATACGGCCAACCACCGGCGGCAACGGGCATACCTATGCCGGCTCTGCACGTTCAAGGCGGGGCTCAGGGCGAATGGTCCTCTGGTCTCTGTGATTGCTTCTCCGATGTCCCCAATT GTTGCTTGACATGTTGGTGCCCCTGCATCACATTTGGACAAATTGCTGAGATAGTTGATAAAGGGTCCACTT CTTGCGGAGCGAGTGGGGCTCTGTACGCCCTAATAGCAGTTGTCACGGGATGTTCTTGTATATATTCGTGCTTCTATCGATCCCGGATGAGGACTCAGTACATGCTGCCGGAGTCCCCTTGCGGAGATTGTCTGGTTCATTGTTGTTGCGAAACATGCGCCCTGTGCCAAGAATATCGTGAGCTCCAACACCGTGGATTCGATATGTCTATTG gatggCATGGCAACATGGAGAAACAAAATCAAGGACAAGGGATGACAGCAGCTCCGTTTGTAGGAGGAATGAACAGATAA